One Roseimaritima multifibrata DNA window includes the following coding sequences:
- the serA gene encoding phosphoglycerate dehydrogenase → MYRIIVLDDIAQEGLDLLDAADGIEYEIRKGLPVDELRSALTEFDGAILRSGAKLTAEVLEGNRRLKAIVRAGVGTDNIDKVAATRQGIVVMNTPTGNTVSTAEHAFALMLALSRNVAAANQSLVEGRWDRKKYMGTQLAGKTLGIVGMGRIGREVASRAMAFDMQVAAYDPFLSDEQAQKLGVQRCETIDDLLGLVDYLTVHTPLTDETRGLIGKSRLDKLKPGMRVINAARGGIYDTDTLVEGLKNGQIAGVALDVYESEPCTDSPLFGMPGVVCTPHLGASTEEAQTQVAVEGVHLLIDFLTTGEIKHAVNVAALDPKTLAEMRGFMDVAYRLGIMLSQWHGGGIDTVKLTFRGEVAGKNTKLLTNAFCVGLLERALDGDINIVNAEVLLRERGIELTEESHREMSAFASSITAEVEGGDRKVTAGGTMLGHNMPRLVVLDGQRLEAFLDGGMLLFSHQDVPGIIGKVGNVFGQHNINIAQMAVGRSGEQAGGNAIGVLNLDTVPTPESIDAVQAVEGISQARFVQLPSAGSLPTWLQ, encoded by the coding sequence ATGTACCGCATCATTGTCCTTGACGACATTGCCCAAGAAGGCCTTGACCTGCTCGACGCTGCCGACGGAATTGAATACGAAATCCGCAAGGGTTTACCAGTCGATGAACTCCGCTCCGCGTTGACCGAATTTGACGGGGCAATCCTCCGCAGTGGCGCCAAATTGACAGCGGAAGTCCTCGAAGGCAATCGACGCCTGAAAGCGATCGTTCGCGCCGGTGTTGGGACCGACAACATCGACAAGGTCGCAGCGACCCGGCAAGGGATCGTTGTCATGAACACGCCGACCGGGAACACGGTCAGCACCGCAGAGCATGCATTTGCTTTGATGCTGGCACTCAGCCGCAACGTCGCCGCCGCCAACCAAAGCTTGGTCGAAGGACGCTGGGACCGCAAGAAATACATGGGCACTCAGCTTGCCGGCAAAACGCTGGGCATCGTTGGGATGGGACGCATCGGCCGCGAAGTCGCTTCACGGGCGATGGCTTTTGACATGCAGGTCGCCGCCTACGATCCGTTTCTTTCGGATGAACAAGCTCAGAAACTGGGCGTCCAACGTTGCGAAACAATCGACGACCTGCTGGGCTTGGTCGACTACCTGACCGTCCACACTCCGCTGACGGACGAAACTCGGGGCCTGATCGGCAAATCCCGCCTGGATAAACTGAAACCGGGGATGCGTGTCATCAACGCCGCTCGCGGTGGCATCTACGACACCGACACTCTTGTCGAAGGCCTGAAAAATGGCCAAATCGCAGGCGTCGCCCTCGACGTTTACGAATCCGAACCATGCACCGACAGCCCTTTGTTTGGGATGCCCGGCGTTGTTTGCACCCCGCACTTGGGCGCCAGCACCGAAGAAGCTCAGACTCAGGTTGCCGTTGAAGGCGTTCACCTGTTGATCGATTTCCTCACCACGGGCGAAATCAAACACGCCGTGAACGTCGCCGCGCTCGACCCCAAAACATTGGCGGAAATGCGAGGCTTTATGGATGTTGCTTACCGCCTGGGAATCATGCTTTCCCAGTGGCACGGTGGTGGTATCGATACGGTCAAACTGACCTTCCGCGGGGAAGTCGCCGGCAAAAACACCAAGCTGCTTACCAATGCATTCTGCGTCGGCTTGCTGGAACGAGCCCTTGATGGGGACATCAACATCGTCAACGCCGAAGTCCTACTGCGGGAACGCGGCATTGAACTGACGGAAGAATCCCATCGCGAAATGAGTGCGTTCGCTTCGTCCATTACCGCGGAAGTCGAAGGCGGAGACCGCAAGGTTACCGCAGGCGGGACGATGCTTGGACACAACATGCCTCGCTTGGTCGTGCTGGACGGGCAGCGTCTGGAAGCCTTCCTCGATGGCGGAATGCTGCTGTTCAGCCATCAGGACGTCCCCGGAATCATTGGCAAAGTTGGCAACGTCTTTGGCCAACACAACATCAACATTGCCCAGATGGCTGTCGGCCGAAGTGGTGAGCAAGCGGGCGGCAACGCGATCGGCGTGCTGAACCTGGATACCGTTCCCACACCGGAATCGATCGACGCCGTACAGGCTGTCGAAGGTATCAGCCAAGCCCGATTTGTACAGCTTCCCAGCGCTGGCAGCCTACCGACCTGGCTACAATAA
- the ppk1 gene encoding polyphosphate kinase 1: MPASNAIPDSPDPAEALPPLPDDRFFNRELSWLEFNQRVLDHAADSQQPLLERGKFLAITSSNLDEFFMVRVGGLKLQSIQNSGIRDPSGLSVNEQLAAISDRCHGMQREQYRILSEDLFPAWEEHGIHRVDLSAARPRHQESANSVFQDLSATLSPHALDPSRPLPLLQGLQLHLCVRLAALDGDDSPWQYAFIPLGRTMPRIISLPSDRGYHFTMLEDLISHYVEDLFPGREVLETVAFRITRNADIRLREEDSPDLMVGMEEVLESRKESAAVRLELAAHASEHVKAFLTETFEIRSEDLFITNGPVDLTCLFQLIGIEGFDDLKDEPWRGQRSPNIDPAEPMFDTIAKGDILLVHPYERFDPVVRLVEEAAVDPDVLAIKQVLYRTSRDSPIVAALMRAAERGKYVTAIVELKARFDEARNMEWAREMEHAGVQVIYGIKGLKTHAKICIIVRSEPHGIVRYVHFGTGNYNEVTMRLYSDVSLLTCNEELGSDATTFFNAVTGASYPLKYHKIAAAPTSLRSRIRELITSEIDRKKEGQKAAITVKVNSLVDPAIIDALYRASQAGVKIRLNVRGICCLRPGVKGLSDNITVISILDRYLEHARIMHFEHGGDDQVLISSADWMPRNLDRRIELLVPVESPPLRKRLIRVLQTYFKDNTNSWKLTAKGEWKRSRSKSGSQVQAQRVLYERAVHAVSEADRNRRTAFETHAPPE; encoded by the coding sequence ATGCCTGCTTCGAACGCGATTCCTGACTCTCCAGATCCTGCGGAAGCTCTTCCACCGCTTCCCGACGATCGTTTCTTTAATCGCGAGCTTAGCTGGCTTGAATTCAATCAGCGTGTGCTTGACCACGCTGCGGATTCGCAGCAGCCACTACTGGAACGGGGCAAGTTCCTGGCGATCACCAGTTCCAACCTGGACGAATTTTTCATGGTCCGGGTCGGCGGGCTGAAACTTCAGTCGATCCAGAATTCTGGGATCCGTGACCCTTCGGGGCTGTCGGTCAACGAACAACTGGCAGCGATTTCCGATCGCTGCCACGGGATGCAACGCGAGCAGTACCGGATCCTCTCCGAAGACCTCTTTCCTGCCTGGGAAGAACACGGGATTCATCGCGTCGATTTGTCGGCGGCTCGACCCAGACATCAGGAATCCGCGAATTCCGTCTTCCAGGATCTGAGCGCAACGCTCTCTCCACACGCCCTCGATCCCAGCCGTCCATTACCTTTGCTGCAAGGATTGCAGCTGCACCTATGTGTACGCTTGGCGGCCTTAGATGGGGACGACAGTCCGTGGCAATACGCCTTTATTCCGCTCGGGCGGACGATGCCGCGAATCATTTCGCTCCCTTCGGATCGCGGCTACCACTTCACAATGCTGGAGGACCTGATCAGCCATTACGTGGAGGATCTATTTCCCGGCCGAGAAGTACTGGAAACGGTTGCGTTTCGAATCACTCGAAATGCCGACATTCGCTTGCGCGAGGAAGATTCCCCGGACCTAATGGTTGGGATGGAAGAAGTCCTAGAAAGCCGCAAAGAGTCCGCCGCGGTCCGTCTGGAATTAGCCGCACATGCCAGCGAACACGTTAAAGCCTTTTTGACGGAAACCTTCGAAATTCGTTCGGAAGACCTGTTCATTACCAACGGTCCGGTCGACCTGACCTGCCTGTTTCAATTGATCGGCATCGAGGGATTTGACGATCTAAAAGACGAACCATGGCGAGGGCAAAGAAGCCCCAACATCGATCCGGCGGAGCCGATGTTCGATACGATTGCCAAAGGGGACATCCTGCTGGTCCACCCCTACGAACGCTTCGATCCTGTCGTTCGGTTGGTGGAAGAGGCCGCAGTCGACCCCGATGTTTTGGCGATTAAACAAGTCCTCTATCGGACCAGTCGCGACAGCCCCATCGTCGCCGCCCTCATGCGTGCCGCCGAGCGGGGCAAATATGTGACTGCGATCGTCGAACTAAAAGCCCGTTTCGACGAAGCCCGAAATATGGAATGGGCACGGGAAATGGAACACGCCGGCGTCCAGGTCATCTACGGGATCAAAGGCCTGAAAACCCATGCAAAAATCTGCATCATCGTCCGCAGTGAACCCCATGGAATCGTTCGCTACGTCCACTTCGGGACAGGAAACTACAACGAAGTCACCATGCGGCTGTACAGTGATGTATCGCTGCTGACCTGCAATGAAGAACTTGGATCCGATGCGACCACGTTTTTCAATGCGGTCACGGGGGCCAGTTACCCGCTGAAATACCACAAGATCGCGGCGGCACCGACCTCTCTCCGGTCCCGCATCCGTGAATTGATCACCTCCGAGATCGATCGCAAGAAAGAGGGTCAAAAGGCGGCGATTACCGTAAAAGTCAACTCCTTGGTCGATCCCGCAATCATCGACGCCCTCTACCGAGCCAGCCAAGCGGGCGTCAAAATCCGCCTGAATGTCCGGGGCATCTGCTGCCTGCGGCCCGGAGTGAAAGGGTTAAGCGACAATATCACCGTCATTTCTATCCTGGATCGCTATCTCGAGCACGCTCGAATCATGCACTTTGAGCATGGGGGCGACGACCAAGTCCTGATCAGCAGTGCCGACTGGATGCCGCGAAACCTTGACCGCCGGATCGAATTACTTGTCCCCGTTGAATCGCCTCCACTGCGAAAGCGGTTGATCCGAGTCCTACAAACCTATTTCAAAGACAATACCAACTCCTGGAAATTAACCGCCAAAGGGGAATGGAAACGATCTCGCAGTAAATCGGGCTCGCAAGTACAAGCTCAACGCGTCCTGTACGAACGAGCTGTACACGCCGTCTCCGAGGCGGATCGAAACCGCCGCACCGCCTTCGAAACCCACGCCCCCCCCGAATAA
- a CDS encoding tetratricopeptide repeat protein, with translation MNPQTNSASHRAQVVTSTLLLISMAALTGGCKWASNGQNAQGRQMYEQGQYTAAMHQFQEAISTDPTDPDGYYNLAATAHRVGTQRQDAALLEQAEALYNQCLDHDEHHVECHRGLAVLLVDTGRPDKAFDLMKNWASQNPSLPDARIELARLYEEYGDTETAKRYLEDAVQQDPNSARAWLALGKLRESSGELTQALANYQRSYSLNNMQPMVVERMAALNRQLSDSYDRSLATGDTRLAQPPPTTSVGQQRY, from the coding sequence ATGAACCCACAAACCAACTCCGCCAGCCACCGAGCACAGGTGGTCACCAGCACCTTGCTGCTGATTTCCATGGCAGCCCTAACAGGGGGGTGCAAATGGGCATCAAACGGCCAGAATGCCCAAGGGCGTCAGATGTACGAACAAGGCCAATACACGGCCGCGATGCACCAATTCCAGGAAGCCATCAGCACCGACCCGACCGATCCTGACGGTTATTACAATCTTGCGGCCACCGCCCATCGGGTGGGAACTCAGCGTCAAGACGCAGCTTTGCTCGAACAGGCCGAAGCCCTCTACAACCAGTGCCTCGATCACGACGAGCACCATGTGGAGTGCCACCGAGGCCTCGCCGTCCTGTTGGTCGATACCGGACGCCCCGACAAAGCCTTTGACCTGATGAAAAACTGGGCATCCCAAAACCCGTCGCTTCCGGACGCTCGCATCGAACTCGCACGTCTTTATGAAGAATATGGGGATACCGAGACCGCAAAACGCTACCTCGAAGACGCGGTTCAACAGGACCCCAACAGCGCCCGTGCCTGGTTGGCACTCGGAAAATTACGTGAATCCTCGGGCGAATTAACTCAGGCCCTAGCCAATTACCAACGCAGCTACAGCCTAAACAACATGCAGCCAATGGTTGTCGAACGAATGGCCGCCCTCAATCGCCAACTTTCCGACAGCTACGATCGCTCCCTGGCAACGGGAGACACCCGGCTCGCTCAGCCGCCACCGACCACCAGCGTCGGCCAGCAACGCTACTAG
- the serC gene encoding 3-phosphoserine/phosphohydroxythreonine transaminase yields the protein MATLATDQRVYNFSAGPAVLPVSVLEQVRDEMLCLPGAGCSLLEMSHRDKRFLEILADAQAGIRELLGVSDDYEVLFLQGGARLQFSMIAANLLRGQDKAAEYMLTGSWSKKAIEEARKEGNVNVTWDGKANQYSQLPTAADYQIPADAPYLYYCSNETIQGVQFQSEPTCPGSVPLICDSSSDFLSRPLDIAKYGMLYACAQKNAGPAGVTVVIMRKDLLAKGSDDLPGYLLYRNHAENDSEWNTPPTFAIYVLGLVTQWLKKQGGLQAIEKQNHEKSQLLYDVIDAFPDFYQGHAKVDCRSKMNVTFKLPSDELQAAFLAEAASQQLQSLKGHRSVGGIRASLYNAMPVAGAAKLADLMRAFAEKNA from the coding sequence ATGGCCACTCTCGCTACGGACCAACGTGTCTACAATTTCTCCGCTGGTCCCGCTGTCCTTCCGGTTTCCGTGCTTGAACAGGTCCGAGATGAAATGCTGTGCCTTCCCGGTGCAGGTTGCTCTTTGCTTGAAATGTCCCACCGGGACAAACGGTTTCTCGAAATCCTCGCAGATGCACAAGCAGGAATTCGTGAGCTTTTAGGGGTTAGCGATGACTACGAAGTCCTTTTCCTTCAGGGAGGCGCCCGTCTGCAGTTTTCGATGATCGCCGCCAACCTTCTGCGTGGCCAAGACAAGGCTGCCGAGTACATGCTGACAGGATCTTGGAGCAAGAAGGCGATTGAAGAAGCCCGCAAAGAAGGAAACGTGAACGTCACGTGGGACGGCAAAGCGAACCAATACAGCCAATTGCCAACGGCCGCCGACTACCAAATTCCTGCGGACGCCCCTTACCTTTACTACTGCAGCAACGAAACGATCCAAGGGGTTCAGTTCCAAAGCGAACCGACTTGCCCCGGCAGCGTCCCCCTGATCTGCGACTCCTCAAGCGATTTCCTCAGCCGCCCACTGGACATTGCCAAGTACGGCATGTTGTACGCGTGTGCTCAAAAGAATGCGGGACCTGCTGGAGTCACCGTGGTGATCATGCGGAAAGACCTGCTGGCCAAGGGAAGCGATGACCTGCCGGGTTACCTGCTTTACCGCAATCACGCCGAAAACGATTCCGAGTGGAACACCCCACCGACCTTTGCGATCTATGTCTTGGGACTGGTCACTCAGTGGCTGAAAAAGCAAGGCGGACTGCAAGCGATCGAAAAGCAAAACCACGAAAAATCGCAATTGCTTTACGACGTGATCGACGCTTTCCCTGATTTTTATCAAGGGCATGCCAAGGTGGATTGCCGTTCGAAGATGAACGTCACCTTCAAACTTCCCAGCGATGAATTGCAAGCGGCATTCCTTGCAGAAGCGGCTTCACAGCAACTGCAGAGCCTAAAAGGGCACCGCAGTGTTGGCGGAATCCGAGCCAGCCTTTACAACGCGATGCCAGTCGCCGGGGCAGCGAAGCTTGCTGACCTCATGCGTGCCTTTGCCGAAAAGAATGCCTAG